The proteins below come from a single Tigriopus californicus strain San Diego chromosome 3, Tcal_SD_v2.1, whole genome shotgun sequence genomic window:
- the LOC131878392 gene encoding oxysterol-binding protein-related protein 8-like isoform X1 — protein MALEEQQPQSKSMTPPKGQGDYAHSALAEKRRAPLNKLMKMRLSVSSDSEPPHEYPATAPVGTPTKAIPIRPNRSYSANTSFASSNSPQQSALGNGASSATSTPVGSSSAAGRSSVDRKESYKAQKKNYVKAKKRVAQEVLSSFQDHSTIVVADWLKVRGTLKGWTKLWCVLKPGLLFIYRSQKTKSSQWVGTIMLSHCELIERPSLKDGFCFKLFNLMDQTIWANRGPEGENYGAVTLPLPTSHLIFRATNSAAGKCWMDALELALRCSSLLQRSMSSKTNSSGVPGGNPLSPVTEHEIMSTSSDVPVLDPDQSSVETHVMNDSDVEKHFEAELQEEGNNSSCDDGQGMMGSDGSDFSDDTPFLEPTIEEEMPLVLTHYSPDPSDEVFGTAKDQTEEFSDENKSIVWFLMKQVRPGMDLSRVVLPTFILEPRSFLDKLTDYHYHEDYLSEAVKLESPYDRMKAVVRWYLSGFYKKPKGLKKPYNPILGETFRCYWEHPNGSKTFYIAEQVSHHPPISAFYVTNRQDGYTVASSILAKSKFYGNSTSAILDGTARLNLLPRGEEYALTLPYAHCKGILMGTLTMELGGKVIIECAKTGYSTELEFKLKPFLGGGEFTNAVSGKIRLGKETLSTLNGHWDDCVMLKDKKTDESEIFWKVTPEIRQSRLKRFTVPIEEQGEFESVKLWQKVTQAIEADNQNAATDEKAVLEEAQRTGARERKAAGVEWVPKYFALDPMTEQYEYKHADLRPWDPLNDLFQYEKDFVVNTKTKHKAPMIRTQSIISVHDATKMGKDGGWSSYRIGFVPGSERSSLVMRRRRNATDKLKTTPAVPSMEGGGRDSGSSVILEESEDGVDGKQSSSSPIVSENCETLLRQLLEQHKRNSEKLSRLEHKLEVMSMQQKERDSNSNINRDTVCLVILVFMIQAILTWVVTTKSQNPVNYSGSS, from the exons ATGGCTCTGGAGGAACAGCAGCCTCAGTCTAAGAGCATGACGCCCCCCAAGGGGCAGGGCGACTACGCCCATTCGGCTTTGGCCGAGAAACGTCGAGCTCCTTTGAACAAGCTCATGAAGATGCGGCTGTCCGTGAGCTCGGATAGTGAGCCTCCCCACGAATACCCTGCCACGGCCCCTGTGGGCACGCCTACCAAAGCCATTCCAATTCGTCCAAACCGGTCCTATTCAGCCAACACGTCGTTTGCCTCGAGCAACTCGCCCCAACAG TCTGCCTTGGGCAATGGAGCTTCAAGTGCGACGTCAACGCCTGTGGGCTCCTCCTCGGCGGCGGGTCGCAGTTCCGTGGATCGGAAAGAGTCTTACAAAGCCCAAAAGAAGAACTACGTCAAGGCGAAAAAACGTGTGGCCCAAGAGGTGTTGTCCTCCTTCCAGGATCATTCCACCATTGTGGTGGCAGATTGGCTCAAAGTTCGTGGAACTTTGAAGGGGTGGACCAAGCTTTGGTGCGTTCTCAAGCCAGGACTTCTCTTCATCTACCGAAGTCAAAAGACAAAG AGCTCCCAGTGGGTGGGAACAATTATGCTGAGCCATTGTGAGCTCATCGAAAGGCCCTCCCTAAAGGATGGTTTCTGCTTCAAGTTGTTCAATCTCATGGATCAAACGATTTGGGCTAATAGAGGACCCGAAGGCGAGAACTATGGGGCTGTGACCCTACCCCTGCCCACGTCACACCTGATATTCCGAGCCACTAACTCGGCGGCTGGTAAATGTTGGATGGATGCCCTGGAATTGGCCCTGCGCTGCTCGTCGCTGCTCCAGAGATCCATGAGTTCCAAAACCAATTCCTCGGGAGTTCCGGGAGGAAATCCTTTGTCACCCGTTACAGAGCATGAAATCATGTCCACGAGCAGTGATGTGCCCGTTTTGGACCCTGATCAGTCTTCTGTCGAGACTCATGTTATGAACGATTCGGATGTGGAGAAGCATTTCGAAGCAG AATTACAAGAGGAGGGCAATAATTCAAGTTGTGATGACGGACAGGGCATGATGGGCTCGGATGGGAGTGACTTCAGTGACGACACGCCTTTTTTGGAGCCCACCATCGAAGAGGAAATGCCCCTAGTATTGACCCACTACTCTCCAGACCCGAGTGATGAGGTGTTTGGAACAGCTAAGGATCAAACCGAGGAGTTTTCCGACGAAAACAAGTCCATCGTCTGGTTCCTCATGAAACAGGTCCGACCTGGCATGGATCTTTCCCGAGTGGTCTTGCCCACCTTCATCTTGGAGCCCAGATCTTTCTTAGACAAACTTACGGATTACCATTATCACGAAGACTACTTATCCGA GGCAGTCAAACTCGAATCGCCCTACGATCGCATGAAGGCCGTGGTGCGATGGTATTTGTCGGGATTTTACAAGAAACCCAAGGGCCTTAAAAAGCCTTACAACCCAATCTTGGGCGAAACATTTCGTTGCTATTGGGAGCATCCAAATGGGAGCAAAACTTTCTACATCGCAGAGCAG GTCTCGCATCACCCTCCCATATCGGCGTTTTATGTCACCAATCGGCAGGATGGGTACACGGTTGCCTCGTCCATCCTCGCCAAGTCCAAATTCTACGGCAACTCGACATCCGCCATTTTGGATGGAACCGCTCGATTGAACTTGCTTCCTCGTGGAGAAGAATATGCGCTTACTTTACCTTATGCCCATTGCAAAGGAATCCTCATGGGAACGCTCACCATGGAATTGGGGGGCAAGGTGATCATTGAATGTGCCAAGACCGGCTACTCGACCGAATTGGAGTTCAAACTCAAA CCGTTTCTAGGGGGTGGAGAATTTACCAACGCTGTGAGTGGCAAGATCCGCTTGGGCAAGGAGACCCTCTCCACTCTGAATGGGCATTGGGACGATTGTGTGATGCTTAAGGATAAGAAAACTGAT GAGAGTGAGATTTTCTGGAAAGTGACCCCAGAGATCCGGCAATCCCGTCTGAAGCGCTTCACCGTTCCCATTGAGGAACAGGGTGAGTTCGAATCCGTGAAACTGTGGCAAAAAGTGACCCAAGCCATTGAAGCCGATAATCAGAATGCGGCCACGGACGAAAAGGCCGTCTTGGAAGAGGCTCAAAGGACCGGCGCTCGTGAGCGAAAGGCCGCCGGAGTGGAATGGGTCCCGAAATATTTCGCCTTG GACCCGATGACCGAGCAATACGAATACAAACACGCAGATCTGCGCCCTTGGGATCCTCTCAATGATCTCTTTCAATATGAAAAGGACTTTGTCGTGAATACCAAAACCAAGCACAAAGCGCCCATGATCCGAACTCAAAGCATTATCAGCGTCCACGATGCCACAAAGATGGGAAAAGATGGAG GATGGAGCTCATATCGAATTGGATTTGTTCCAGGGTCAGAGAGGTCGTCGTTGGTTATGCGACGGCGACGAAACGCGACAGATAAGCTCAAAACCACCCCGGCAGTTCCTTCTATGGAAGGCGGTGGGCGGGATTCAGGCAGTTCGGTCATTTTGGAGGAGTCCGAAGATGGTGTGGATGGCAAGCAAAGTTCATCGTCACCCATCGTGTCAGAGAA TTGCGAGACCTTGTTACGCCAGCTCTTGGAACAACACAAGCGAAACAGCGAGAAGTTGTCCCGCTTGGAGCACAAGCTTGAGGTCATGTCCATGCAGCAAAAGGAGCGGGACTCGAATTCCAATATCAACCGAGACACGGTGTGTCTCGTCATCTTGGTCTTTATGATCCAGGCCATCTTGACGTGGGTAGTGACCACGAAATCGCAAAATCCCGTCAACTACTCCGGATCCTCTTAG
- the LOC131878392 gene encoding oxysterol-binding protein-related protein 8-like isoform X3, whose translation MEGSSSTKSSGSLSDSKRVSYDGQTSVNEDQSVFTDSDNGSIHSKTESTRKDSFNSDTIPSGDHSGNEGSALGNGASSATSTPVGSSSAAGRSSVDRKESYKAQKKNYVKAKKRVAQEVLSSFQDHSTIVVADWLKVRGTLKGWTKLWCVLKPGLLFIYRSQKTKSSQWVGTIMLSHCELIERPSLKDGFCFKLFNLMDQTIWANRGPEGENYGAVTLPLPTSHLIFRATNSAAGKCWMDALELALRCSSLLQRSMSSKTNSSGVPGGNPLSPVTEHEIMSTSSDVPVLDPDQSSVETHVMNDSDVEKHFEAELQEEGNNSSCDDGQGMMGSDGSDFSDDTPFLEPTIEEEMPLVLTHYSPDPSDEVFGTAKDQTEEFSDENKSIVWFLMKQVRPGMDLSRVVLPTFILEPRSFLDKLTDYHYHEDYLSEAVKLESPYDRMKAVVRWYLSGFYKKPKGLKKPYNPILGETFRCYWEHPNGSKTFYIAEQVSHHPPISAFYVTNRQDGYTVASSILAKSKFYGNSTSAILDGTARLNLLPRGEEYALTLPYAHCKGILMGTLTMELGGKVIIECAKTGYSTELEFKLKPFLGGGEFTNAVSGKIRLGKETLSTLNGHWDDCVMLKDKKTDESEIFWKVTPEIRQSRLKRFTVPIEEQGEFESVKLWQKVTQAIEADNQNAATDEKAVLEEAQRTGARERKAAGVEWVPKYFALDPMTEQYEYKHADLRPWDPLNDLFQYEKDFVVNTKTKHKAPMIRTQSIISVHDATKMGKDGGWSSYRIGFVPGSERSSLVMRRRRNATDKLKTTPAVPSMEGGGRDSGSSVILEESEDGVDGKQSSSSPIVSENCETLLRQLLEQHKRNSEKLSRLEHKLEVMSMQQKERDSNSNINRDTVCLVILVFMIQAILTWVVTTKSQNPVNYSGSS comes from the exons ATGGAGGGCTCGAGCTCCACCAAATCCTCGGGCTCGTTGTCGGACTCCAAAAGGGTGTCGTATGACGGCCAAACATCCGTCAATGAAG ATCAATCCGTGTTCACTGACAGTGACAATGGGTCCATTCATTCCAAAACCGAATCCACTAGAAAAG ACTCGTTCAACAGCGACACGATTCCAAGTGGCGACCATTCAGGAAACGAAGGG TCTGCCTTGGGCAATGGAGCTTCAAGTGCGACGTCAACGCCTGTGGGCTCCTCCTCGGCGGCGGGTCGCAGTTCCGTGGATCGGAAAGAGTCTTACAAAGCCCAAAAGAAGAACTACGTCAAGGCGAAAAAACGTGTGGCCCAAGAGGTGTTGTCCTCCTTCCAGGATCATTCCACCATTGTGGTGGCAGATTGGCTCAAAGTTCGTGGAACTTTGAAGGGGTGGACCAAGCTTTGGTGCGTTCTCAAGCCAGGACTTCTCTTCATCTACCGAAGTCAAAAGACAAAG AGCTCCCAGTGGGTGGGAACAATTATGCTGAGCCATTGTGAGCTCATCGAAAGGCCCTCCCTAAAGGATGGTTTCTGCTTCAAGTTGTTCAATCTCATGGATCAAACGATTTGGGCTAATAGAGGACCCGAAGGCGAGAACTATGGGGCTGTGACCCTACCCCTGCCCACGTCACACCTGATATTCCGAGCCACTAACTCGGCGGCTGGTAAATGTTGGATGGATGCCCTGGAATTGGCCCTGCGCTGCTCGTCGCTGCTCCAGAGATCCATGAGTTCCAAAACCAATTCCTCGGGAGTTCCGGGAGGAAATCCTTTGTCACCCGTTACAGAGCATGAAATCATGTCCACGAGCAGTGATGTGCCCGTTTTGGACCCTGATCAGTCTTCTGTCGAGACTCATGTTATGAACGATTCGGATGTGGAGAAGCATTTCGAAGCAG AATTACAAGAGGAGGGCAATAATTCAAGTTGTGATGACGGACAGGGCATGATGGGCTCGGATGGGAGTGACTTCAGTGACGACACGCCTTTTTTGGAGCCCACCATCGAAGAGGAAATGCCCCTAGTATTGACCCACTACTCTCCAGACCCGAGTGATGAGGTGTTTGGAACAGCTAAGGATCAAACCGAGGAGTTTTCCGACGAAAACAAGTCCATCGTCTGGTTCCTCATGAAACAGGTCCGACCTGGCATGGATCTTTCCCGAGTGGTCTTGCCCACCTTCATCTTGGAGCCCAGATCTTTCTTAGACAAACTTACGGATTACCATTATCACGAAGACTACTTATCCGA GGCAGTCAAACTCGAATCGCCCTACGATCGCATGAAGGCCGTGGTGCGATGGTATTTGTCGGGATTTTACAAGAAACCCAAGGGCCTTAAAAAGCCTTACAACCCAATCTTGGGCGAAACATTTCGTTGCTATTGGGAGCATCCAAATGGGAGCAAAACTTTCTACATCGCAGAGCAG GTCTCGCATCACCCTCCCATATCGGCGTTTTATGTCACCAATCGGCAGGATGGGTACACGGTTGCCTCGTCCATCCTCGCCAAGTCCAAATTCTACGGCAACTCGACATCCGCCATTTTGGATGGAACCGCTCGATTGAACTTGCTTCCTCGTGGAGAAGAATATGCGCTTACTTTACCTTATGCCCATTGCAAAGGAATCCTCATGGGAACGCTCACCATGGAATTGGGGGGCAAGGTGATCATTGAATGTGCCAAGACCGGCTACTCGACCGAATTGGAGTTCAAACTCAAA CCGTTTCTAGGGGGTGGAGAATTTACCAACGCTGTGAGTGGCAAGATCCGCTTGGGCAAGGAGACCCTCTCCACTCTGAATGGGCATTGGGACGATTGTGTGATGCTTAAGGATAAGAAAACTGAT GAGAGTGAGATTTTCTGGAAAGTGACCCCAGAGATCCGGCAATCCCGTCTGAAGCGCTTCACCGTTCCCATTGAGGAACAGGGTGAGTTCGAATCCGTGAAACTGTGGCAAAAAGTGACCCAAGCCATTGAAGCCGATAATCAGAATGCGGCCACGGACGAAAAGGCCGTCTTGGAAGAGGCTCAAAGGACCGGCGCTCGTGAGCGAAAGGCCGCCGGAGTGGAATGGGTCCCGAAATATTTCGCCTTG GACCCGATGACCGAGCAATACGAATACAAACACGCAGATCTGCGCCCTTGGGATCCTCTCAATGATCTCTTTCAATATGAAAAGGACTTTGTCGTGAATACCAAAACCAAGCACAAAGCGCCCATGATCCGAACTCAAAGCATTATCAGCGTCCACGATGCCACAAAGATGGGAAAAGATGGAG GATGGAGCTCATATCGAATTGGATTTGTTCCAGGGTCAGAGAGGTCGTCGTTGGTTATGCGACGGCGACGAAACGCGACAGATAAGCTCAAAACCACCCCGGCAGTTCCTTCTATGGAAGGCGGTGGGCGGGATTCAGGCAGTTCGGTCATTTTGGAGGAGTCCGAAGATGGTGTGGATGGCAAGCAAAGTTCATCGTCACCCATCGTGTCAGAGAA TTGCGAGACCTTGTTACGCCAGCTCTTGGAACAACACAAGCGAAACAGCGAGAAGTTGTCCCGCTTGGAGCACAAGCTTGAGGTCATGTCCATGCAGCAAAAGGAGCGGGACTCGAATTCCAATATCAACCGAGACACGGTGTGTCTCGTCATCTTGGTCTTTATGATCCAGGCCATCTTGACGTGGGTAGTGACCACGAAATCGCAAAATCCCGTCAACTACTCCGGATCCTCTTAG
- the LOC131878392 gene encoding oxysterol-binding protein-related protein 8-like isoform X2, translating to MALEEQQPQSKSMTPPKGQGDYAHSALAEKRRAPLNKLMKMRLSVSSDSEPPHEYPATAPVGTPTKAIPIRPNRSYSANTSFASSNSPQQSALGNGASSATSTPVGSSSAAGRSSVDRKESYKAQKKNYVKAKKRVAQEVLSSFQDHSTIVVADWLKVRGTLKGWTKLWCVLKPGLLFIYRSQKTKSSQWVGTIMLSHCELIERPSLKDGFCFKLFNLMDQTIWANRGPEGENYGAVTLPLPTSHLIFRATNSAAGKCWMDALELALRCSSLLQRSMSSKTNSSGVPGGNPLSPVTEHEIMSTSSDVPVLDPDQSSVETHVMNDSDVEKHFEAELQEEGNNSSCDDGQGMMGSDGSDFSDDTPFLEPTIEEEMPLVLTHYSPDPSDEVFGTAKDQTEEFSDENKSIVWFLMKQVRPGMDLSRVVLPTFILEPRSFLDKLTDYHYHEDYLSEAVKLESPYDRMKAVVRWYLSGFYKKPKGLKKPYNPILGETFRCYWEHPNGSKTFYIAEQVSHHPPISAFYVTNRQDGYTVASSILAKSKFYGNSTSAILDGTARLNLLPRGEEYALTLPYAHCKGILMGTLTMELGGKVIIECAKTGYSTELEFKLKPFLGGGEFTNAVSGKIRLGKETLSTLNGHWDDCVMLKDKKTDESEIFWKVTPEIRQSRLKRFTVPIEEQGEFESVKLWQKVTQAIEADNQNAATDEKAVLEEAQRTGARERKAAGVEWVPKYFALDPMTEQYEYKHADLRPWDPLNDLFQYEKDFVVNTKTKHKAPMIRTQSIISVHDATKMGKDGGSERSSLVMRRRRNATDKLKTTPAVPSMEGGGRDSGSSVILEESEDGVDGKQSSSSPIVSENCETLLRQLLEQHKRNSEKLSRLEHKLEVMSMQQKERDSNSNINRDTVCLVILVFMIQAILTWVVTTKSQNPVNYSGSS from the exons ATGGCTCTGGAGGAACAGCAGCCTCAGTCTAAGAGCATGACGCCCCCCAAGGGGCAGGGCGACTACGCCCATTCGGCTTTGGCCGAGAAACGTCGAGCTCCTTTGAACAAGCTCATGAAGATGCGGCTGTCCGTGAGCTCGGATAGTGAGCCTCCCCACGAATACCCTGCCACGGCCCCTGTGGGCACGCCTACCAAAGCCATTCCAATTCGTCCAAACCGGTCCTATTCAGCCAACACGTCGTTTGCCTCGAGCAACTCGCCCCAACAG TCTGCCTTGGGCAATGGAGCTTCAAGTGCGACGTCAACGCCTGTGGGCTCCTCCTCGGCGGCGGGTCGCAGTTCCGTGGATCGGAAAGAGTCTTACAAAGCCCAAAAGAAGAACTACGTCAAGGCGAAAAAACGTGTGGCCCAAGAGGTGTTGTCCTCCTTCCAGGATCATTCCACCATTGTGGTGGCAGATTGGCTCAAAGTTCGTGGAACTTTGAAGGGGTGGACCAAGCTTTGGTGCGTTCTCAAGCCAGGACTTCTCTTCATCTACCGAAGTCAAAAGACAAAG AGCTCCCAGTGGGTGGGAACAATTATGCTGAGCCATTGTGAGCTCATCGAAAGGCCCTCCCTAAAGGATGGTTTCTGCTTCAAGTTGTTCAATCTCATGGATCAAACGATTTGGGCTAATAGAGGACCCGAAGGCGAGAACTATGGGGCTGTGACCCTACCCCTGCCCACGTCACACCTGATATTCCGAGCCACTAACTCGGCGGCTGGTAAATGTTGGATGGATGCCCTGGAATTGGCCCTGCGCTGCTCGTCGCTGCTCCAGAGATCCATGAGTTCCAAAACCAATTCCTCGGGAGTTCCGGGAGGAAATCCTTTGTCACCCGTTACAGAGCATGAAATCATGTCCACGAGCAGTGATGTGCCCGTTTTGGACCCTGATCAGTCTTCTGTCGAGACTCATGTTATGAACGATTCGGATGTGGAGAAGCATTTCGAAGCAG AATTACAAGAGGAGGGCAATAATTCAAGTTGTGATGACGGACAGGGCATGATGGGCTCGGATGGGAGTGACTTCAGTGACGACACGCCTTTTTTGGAGCCCACCATCGAAGAGGAAATGCCCCTAGTATTGACCCACTACTCTCCAGACCCGAGTGATGAGGTGTTTGGAACAGCTAAGGATCAAACCGAGGAGTTTTCCGACGAAAACAAGTCCATCGTCTGGTTCCTCATGAAACAGGTCCGACCTGGCATGGATCTTTCCCGAGTGGTCTTGCCCACCTTCATCTTGGAGCCCAGATCTTTCTTAGACAAACTTACGGATTACCATTATCACGAAGACTACTTATCCGA GGCAGTCAAACTCGAATCGCCCTACGATCGCATGAAGGCCGTGGTGCGATGGTATTTGTCGGGATTTTACAAGAAACCCAAGGGCCTTAAAAAGCCTTACAACCCAATCTTGGGCGAAACATTTCGTTGCTATTGGGAGCATCCAAATGGGAGCAAAACTTTCTACATCGCAGAGCAG GTCTCGCATCACCCTCCCATATCGGCGTTTTATGTCACCAATCGGCAGGATGGGTACACGGTTGCCTCGTCCATCCTCGCCAAGTCCAAATTCTACGGCAACTCGACATCCGCCATTTTGGATGGAACCGCTCGATTGAACTTGCTTCCTCGTGGAGAAGAATATGCGCTTACTTTACCTTATGCCCATTGCAAAGGAATCCTCATGGGAACGCTCACCATGGAATTGGGGGGCAAGGTGATCATTGAATGTGCCAAGACCGGCTACTCGACCGAATTGGAGTTCAAACTCAAA CCGTTTCTAGGGGGTGGAGAATTTACCAACGCTGTGAGTGGCAAGATCCGCTTGGGCAAGGAGACCCTCTCCACTCTGAATGGGCATTGGGACGATTGTGTGATGCTTAAGGATAAGAAAACTGAT GAGAGTGAGATTTTCTGGAAAGTGACCCCAGAGATCCGGCAATCCCGTCTGAAGCGCTTCACCGTTCCCATTGAGGAACAGGGTGAGTTCGAATCCGTGAAACTGTGGCAAAAAGTGACCCAAGCCATTGAAGCCGATAATCAGAATGCGGCCACGGACGAAAAGGCCGTCTTGGAAGAGGCTCAAAGGACCGGCGCTCGTGAGCGAAAGGCCGCCGGAGTGGAATGGGTCCCGAAATATTTCGCCTTG GACCCGATGACCGAGCAATACGAATACAAACACGCAGATCTGCGCCCTTGGGATCCTCTCAATGATCTCTTTCAATATGAAAAGGACTTTGTCGTGAATACCAAAACCAAGCACAAAGCGCCCATGATCCGAACTCAAAGCATTATCAGCGTCCACGATGCCACAAAGATGGGAAAAGATGGAG GGTCAGAGAGGTCGTCGTTGGTTATGCGACGGCGACGAAACGCGACAGATAAGCTCAAAACCACCCCGGCAGTTCCTTCTATGGAAGGCGGTGGGCGGGATTCAGGCAGTTCGGTCATTTTGGAGGAGTCCGAAGATGGTGTGGATGGCAAGCAAAGTTCATCGTCACCCATCGTGTCAGAGAA TTGCGAGACCTTGTTACGCCAGCTCTTGGAACAACACAAGCGAAACAGCGAGAAGTTGTCCCGCTTGGAGCACAAGCTTGAGGTCATGTCCATGCAGCAAAAGGAGCGGGACTCGAATTCCAATATCAACCGAGACACGGTGTGTCTCGTCATCTTGGTCTTTATGATCCAGGCCATCTTGACGTGGGTAGTGACCACGAAATCGCAAAATCCCGTCAACTACTCCGGATCCTCTTAG
- the LOC131878392 gene encoding oxysterol-binding protein-related protein 8-like isoform X4, with product MSESQKSALGNGASSATSTPVGSSSAAGRSSVDRKESYKAQKKNYVKAKKRVAQEVLSSFQDHSTIVVADWLKVRGTLKGWTKLWCVLKPGLLFIYRSQKTKSSQWVGTIMLSHCELIERPSLKDGFCFKLFNLMDQTIWANRGPEGENYGAVTLPLPTSHLIFRATNSAAGKCWMDALELALRCSSLLQRSMSSKTNSSGVPGGNPLSPVTEHEIMSTSSDVPVLDPDQSSVETHVMNDSDVEKHFEAELQEEGNNSSCDDGQGMMGSDGSDFSDDTPFLEPTIEEEMPLVLTHYSPDPSDEVFGTAKDQTEEFSDENKSIVWFLMKQVRPGMDLSRVVLPTFILEPRSFLDKLTDYHYHEDYLSEAVKLESPYDRMKAVVRWYLSGFYKKPKGLKKPYNPILGETFRCYWEHPNGSKTFYIAEQVSHHPPISAFYVTNRQDGYTVASSILAKSKFYGNSTSAILDGTARLNLLPRGEEYALTLPYAHCKGILMGTLTMELGGKVIIECAKTGYSTELEFKLKPFLGGGEFTNAVSGKIRLGKETLSTLNGHWDDCVMLKDKKTDESEIFWKVTPEIRQSRLKRFTVPIEEQGEFESVKLWQKVTQAIEADNQNAATDEKAVLEEAQRTGARERKAAGVEWVPKYFALDPMTEQYEYKHADLRPWDPLNDLFQYEKDFVVNTKTKHKAPMIRTQSIISVHDATKMGKDGGWSSYRIGFVPGSERSSLVMRRRRNATDKLKTTPAVPSMEGGGRDSGSSVILEESEDGVDGKQSSSSPIVSENCETLLRQLLEQHKRNSEKLSRLEHKLEVMSMQQKERDSNSNINRDTVCLVILVFMIQAILTWVVTTKSQNPVNYSGSS from the exons ATGAGTGAATCTCAAAAA TCTGCCTTGGGCAATGGAGCTTCAAGTGCGACGTCAACGCCTGTGGGCTCCTCCTCGGCGGCGGGTCGCAGTTCCGTGGATCGGAAAGAGTCTTACAAAGCCCAAAAGAAGAACTACGTCAAGGCGAAAAAACGTGTGGCCCAAGAGGTGTTGTCCTCCTTCCAGGATCATTCCACCATTGTGGTGGCAGATTGGCTCAAAGTTCGTGGAACTTTGAAGGGGTGGACCAAGCTTTGGTGCGTTCTCAAGCCAGGACTTCTCTTCATCTACCGAAGTCAAAAGACAAAG AGCTCCCAGTGGGTGGGAACAATTATGCTGAGCCATTGTGAGCTCATCGAAAGGCCCTCCCTAAAGGATGGTTTCTGCTTCAAGTTGTTCAATCTCATGGATCAAACGATTTGGGCTAATAGAGGACCCGAAGGCGAGAACTATGGGGCTGTGACCCTACCCCTGCCCACGTCACACCTGATATTCCGAGCCACTAACTCGGCGGCTGGTAAATGTTGGATGGATGCCCTGGAATTGGCCCTGCGCTGCTCGTCGCTGCTCCAGAGATCCATGAGTTCCAAAACCAATTCCTCGGGAGTTCCGGGAGGAAATCCTTTGTCACCCGTTACAGAGCATGAAATCATGTCCACGAGCAGTGATGTGCCCGTTTTGGACCCTGATCAGTCTTCTGTCGAGACTCATGTTATGAACGATTCGGATGTGGAGAAGCATTTCGAAGCAG AATTACAAGAGGAGGGCAATAATTCAAGTTGTGATGACGGACAGGGCATGATGGGCTCGGATGGGAGTGACTTCAGTGACGACACGCCTTTTTTGGAGCCCACCATCGAAGAGGAAATGCCCCTAGTATTGACCCACTACTCTCCAGACCCGAGTGATGAGGTGTTTGGAACAGCTAAGGATCAAACCGAGGAGTTTTCCGACGAAAACAAGTCCATCGTCTGGTTCCTCATGAAACAGGTCCGACCTGGCATGGATCTTTCCCGAGTGGTCTTGCCCACCTTCATCTTGGAGCCCAGATCTTTCTTAGACAAACTTACGGATTACCATTATCACGAAGACTACTTATCCGA GGCAGTCAAACTCGAATCGCCCTACGATCGCATGAAGGCCGTGGTGCGATGGTATTTGTCGGGATTTTACAAGAAACCCAAGGGCCTTAAAAAGCCTTACAACCCAATCTTGGGCGAAACATTTCGTTGCTATTGGGAGCATCCAAATGGGAGCAAAACTTTCTACATCGCAGAGCAG GTCTCGCATCACCCTCCCATATCGGCGTTTTATGTCACCAATCGGCAGGATGGGTACACGGTTGCCTCGTCCATCCTCGCCAAGTCCAAATTCTACGGCAACTCGACATCCGCCATTTTGGATGGAACCGCTCGATTGAACTTGCTTCCTCGTGGAGAAGAATATGCGCTTACTTTACCTTATGCCCATTGCAAAGGAATCCTCATGGGAACGCTCACCATGGAATTGGGGGGCAAGGTGATCATTGAATGTGCCAAGACCGGCTACTCGACCGAATTGGAGTTCAAACTCAAA CCGTTTCTAGGGGGTGGAGAATTTACCAACGCTGTGAGTGGCAAGATCCGCTTGGGCAAGGAGACCCTCTCCACTCTGAATGGGCATTGGGACGATTGTGTGATGCTTAAGGATAAGAAAACTGAT GAGAGTGAGATTTTCTGGAAAGTGACCCCAGAGATCCGGCAATCCCGTCTGAAGCGCTTCACCGTTCCCATTGAGGAACAGGGTGAGTTCGAATCCGTGAAACTGTGGCAAAAAGTGACCCAAGCCATTGAAGCCGATAATCAGAATGCGGCCACGGACGAAAAGGCCGTCTTGGAAGAGGCTCAAAGGACCGGCGCTCGTGAGCGAAAGGCCGCCGGAGTGGAATGGGTCCCGAAATATTTCGCCTTG GACCCGATGACCGAGCAATACGAATACAAACACGCAGATCTGCGCCCTTGGGATCCTCTCAATGATCTCTTTCAATATGAAAAGGACTTTGTCGTGAATACCAAAACCAAGCACAAAGCGCCCATGATCCGAACTCAAAGCATTATCAGCGTCCACGATGCCACAAAGATGGGAAAAGATGGAG GATGGAGCTCATATCGAATTGGATTTGTTCCAGGGTCAGAGAGGTCGTCGTTGGTTATGCGACGGCGACGAAACGCGACAGATAAGCTCAAAACCACCCCGGCAGTTCCTTCTATGGAAGGCGGTGGGCGGGATTCAGGCAGTTCGGTCATTTTGGAGGAGTCCGAAGATGGTGTGGATGGCAAGCAAAGTTCATCGTCACCCATCGTGTCAGAGAA TTGCGAGACCTTGTTACGCCAGCTCTTGGAACAACACAAGCGAAACAGCGAGAAGTTGTCCCGCTTGGAGCACAAGCTTGAGGTCATGTCCATGCAGCAAAAGGAGCGGGACTCGAATTCCAATATCAACCGAGACACGGTGTGTCTCGTCATCTTGGTCTTTATGATCCAGGCCATCTTGACGTGGGTAGTGACCACGAAATCGCAAAATCCCGTCAACTACTCCGGATCCTCTTAG